One window of the Chitinimonas sp. BJYL2 genome contains the following:
- a CDS encoding type II and III secretion system protein family protein: MFKHFNPHALILMTGVASAVYAADAPDNKISEINMFVGELRTVPAGRLDRVAIGNGGIISTRALESGELLLLAEKPGDTSMMLWSAKGPRRQYIVRVSQHDTQSAIDAVNAMLRGMPGVRMTRVGGNVVLSGVASKVDIDRITMVAKLYPQIVSLVSAEDVSMKKMIYMKVQVIEMKRSLLENLGVQWPGSINGPALGLLGNFGSENRTGIQAPITGTLPVQTGNRGLRTYLGISTLVSTTINIAKNNGDAYVLAEPELSTRSGGEAKFLAGGQFPIRVAGALGSTSIEYKDYGIKLNIKPIADDTGNISASVETEISSIDSSVSVDGAPGLLTRKASTDINVKSGQTIAFSGLINNEMSKDITRVPGLGSLPILGHLFKSDNFRNSRTDLVILVTPTVVDPNSTLNRERLERSDNLRERLERNLGKTDILD; this comes from the coding sequence ATGTTCAAGCATTTCAACCCGCATGCCCTGATCTTGATGACTGGTGTCGCGAGCGCCGTCTATGCCGCCGATGCCCCGGATAACAAGATCAGCGAGATCAACATGTTTGTCGGCGAATTACGCACGGTGCCTGCTGGTCGACTCGACCGCGTGGCCATCGGCAATGGCGGCATCATTTCTACCCGCGCGCTGGAGTCTGGCGAGCTCCTGCTACTGGCCGAAAAGCCGGGCGACACTTCCATGATGCTGTGGTCGGCCAAAGGACCTCGCCGCCAGTACATCGTCCGCGTGAGCCAGCACGATACGCAGAGCGCCATTGATGCCGTGAACGCCATGCTGCGTGGCATGCCCGGTGTGCGCATGACGCGTGTGGGGGGCAATGTGGTGTTGTCGGGCGTGGCCAGCAAGGTCGACATCGACCGGATCACCATGGTCGCCAAGCTTTACCCGCAGATCGTCAGCCTGGTCAGCGCTGAAGATGTGTCGATGAAGAAGATGATCTACATGAAGGTCCAGGTCATCGAGATGAAGCGTTCCCTGCTTGAGAATCTGGGGGTGCAATGGCCGGGCAGCATCAACGGTCCAGCTCTGGGCTTGCTCGGCAACTTCGGCTCCGAGAACCGCACGGGTATCCAGGCACCGATTACGGGGACCTTGCCGGTGCAAACAGGCAACCGCGGCCTGCGTACCTATCTGGGGATTTCTACTCTGGTCAGCACCACCATCAACATCGCCAAGAACAATGGTGATGCTTATGTGCTGGCTGAGCCGGAACTGTCTACCCGTTCGGGCGGCGAAGCCAAGTTCCTTGCCGGCGGGCAGTTCCCCATCCGGGTTGCGGGCGCCTTGGGTTCGACGTCCATCGAGTACAAGGACTACGGTATCAAGCTCAACATCAAGCCGATTGCGGACGACACCGGCAATATCTCGGCTTCGGTCGAGACCGAGATCAGCTCGATCGACAGCTCGGTATCGGTGGATGGCGCACCGGGCCTGCTGACCCGCAAGGCCAGCACCGACATCAACGTCAAGAGCGGCCAGACCATTGCGTTCTCGGGACTGATCAACAACGAGATGTCCAAAGACATCACCCGTGTACCTGGGCTGGGTTCCTTGCCCATCCTCGGGCACTTGTTCAAGTCGGACAACTTCCGCAACAGCCGTACCGATCTGGTCATTCTGGTCACGCCGACCGTGGTGGACCCCAACTCCACCCTCAACCGCGAACGGCTGGAACGCAGCGATAACCTGCGCGAACGGCTGGAACGCAACCTCGGCAAAACCGATATTCTCGACTAG
- the cpaB gene encoding Flp pilus assembly protein CpaB, protein MKLNLAKVNRTWVMLVSAIVLGLLAMFLTVQYLNLQERNLQSQIEQKMRGKGPLLSVVVPTSDLTAGTPVDLGVVAAREVPGDLVYDDAILVDQFDMYKGKALIRPVKQGRPLRAGDLREIYADFAGSLKPGTRAMTIETDELNSISNMVQPGNLIDLMLIMEQTTGGAGNDPSAGGKTSRIVVPFMLSVKVLATGQKITRDEAGPDGQPQRKSSYGTYTLEVTPGQAISIVTAQELGKLRAVLRNEKDAIKGSDPTVEYDSASAGDLMRSIAVRSQSVAKASAAAKVAASRIEIPAGDDPNSYIEYIIGGKGGSDGMTPTMNIPMGAGYGNISLGAPAGAPNPIGPSSSLPVNVMPTAATPAAPVAPTK, encoded by the coding sequence AACCGAACCTGGGTCATGCTCGTCTCAGCCATCGTGCTGGGGCTGCTTGCCATGTTCCTTACCGTGCAGTACCTGAATCTGCAGGAACGCAATCTGCAGAGCCAGATAGAACAGAAAATGCGAGGCAAGGGGCCGCTGCTCTCTGTGGTGGTGCCGACTTCGGATCTGACGGCAGGGACGCCCGTGGACCTTGGCGTGGTTGCTGCGCGTGAGGTGCCGGGTGATCTGGTCTACGACGACGCCATCCTTGTTGATCAGTTCGACATGTACAAGGGCAAGGCGCTGATCCGCCCGGTGAAGCAGGGGCGTCCGTTGCGGGCTGGCGATCTGCGGGAAATCTATGCCGACTTTGCTGGCTCGCTCAAGCCGGGCACGCGCGCCATGACCATCGAGACCGATGAACTGAATTCGATCTCGAACATGGTGCAGCCTGGCAACCTGATCGACCTGATGCTGATCATGGAGCAAACCACAGGCGGTGCGGGCAACGACCCCAGTGCTGGCGGCAAGACATCCCGCATCGTTGTGCCCTTCATGCTGAGCGTGAAAGTACTCGCCACCGGGCAGAAGATCACCCGCGACGAAGCCGGCCCAGATGGCCAGCCTCAGCGCAAGTCATCCTATGGCACCTACACGCTGGAAGTGACTCCTGGCCAAGCCATCAGCATCGTCACCGCTCAGGAGTTGGGCAAACTGCGTGCCGTGCTGCGTAACGAGAAAGATGCCATCAAGGGTTCGGACCCGACGGTGGAGTATGACTCGGCCAGTGCCGGCGACCTGATGCGCAGCATTGCCGTACGCAGTCAGTCGGTTGCCAAGGCCTCGGCAGCGGCCAAGGTGGCGGCCTCCAGAATCGAGATTCCGGCCGGTGATGATCCGAACAGCTACATCGAGTACATCATCGGCGGCAAAGGCGGTTCGGATGGCATGACGCCGACCATGAATATTCCCATGGGCGCCGGCTACGGCAACATCTCGCTGGGTGCGCCGGCGGGTGCGCCCAATCCGATCGGGCCGTCCAGTAGTCTGCCCGTCAATGTCATGCCCACGGCTGCCACTCCGGCTGCCCCCGTTGCGCCCACAAAATAA
- a CDS encoding ATPase, T2SS/T4P/T4SS family, whose amino-acid sequence MLKVKVVTPRGAETVYECTIDSCSIGKNDDNLIILQGWSVSRRHAVVHRRSDGVYVESLDGKGNTKVNGDAVASMYGPLKPDDYIEICGYELRVLDLGEAASPAPPAVAVTASQVTPPPALVQPPAPSVAPSPAPASVEAPVAAPMEASRQQAWVEQLKRIHGELIKQMDLRRIDLSSQSEEELRRNTKALLEGIVSNDRSIPADFDKAMLVKQVQDEVVGLGPLEDLLADDAVTEIMVNRFDEIFIERKGRLTKSDITFTSDQAVVSAIERIVTPLGRRIDESSPMVDARLKDGSRVNAVIPPLALKGANITIRKFAKNKLHGEDLIKFGSMTPTMLAFLKTIVEQKSNIIISGGTGSGKTTLLNVLSNYIPDDERIVTVEDAAELKLSQPNLVGLESRPPNTEGKGAVPIRDLVKNCLRMRPDRIVVGECRGGEALDMLTAMNTGHDGSLTTAHANTPRDCLARVEVMVMMAGLDLPIRAIREQISSAVRFIVQQNRFSCGSRKVTHVTEITGMEGDMIQLQDIFLFKQEGFGPDGKVRGRHIATGAVPDFYQDLVARGLDVDLSIFQAEGGWR is encoded by the coding sequence ATGCTGAAGGTCAAAGTAGTCACGCCGCGTGGCGCTGAAACAGTCTACGAATGCACGATAGACAGCTGTTCGATCGGCAAGAACGACGACAACCTGATCATCCTGCAAGGCTGGTCGGTGTCGCGTCGCCATGCGGTGGTGCATCGCCGTAGCGACGGTGTATATGTCGAAAGCCTGGATGGCAAAGGCAACACCAAGGTCAACGGAGATGCCGTGGCCTCGATGTATGGCCCGCTCAAGCCGGATGATTACATCGAAATCTGTGGCTACGAGCTGCGGGTACTCGATCTGGGCGAGGCCGCATCGCCTGCGCCGCCAGCTGTAGCGGTAACGGCATCGCAGGTGACGCCGCCACCTGCGTTGGTTCAGCCACCCGCTCCGTCAGTCGCACCGAGCCCCGCGCCTGCCAGTGTTGAGGCACCTGTTGCCGCGCCCATGGAAGCCAGCCGGCAGCAGGCCTGGGTAGAGCAGCTCAAGCGCATACATGGCGAACTCATCAAGCAGATGGACCTGCGCCGCATTGATCTGTCCAGCCAGAGCGAGGAAGAGCTGCGCCGTAATACCAAGGCCTTGCTCGAAGGCATCGTCAGCAATGATCGCAGTATCCCGGCCGACTTCGACAAGGCCATGCTGGTCAAGCAAGTGCAGGATGAAGTGGTGGGTCTCGGCCCGCTGGAAGACTTGCTGGCGGATGATGCCGTGACCGAAATCATGGTTAACCGTTTTGACGAGATTTTCATCGAGCGCAAGGGCAGGCTGACGAAATCCGATATCACCTTCACCTCGGATCAGGCCGTGGTCAGCGCCATCGAGCGTATCGTTACGCCGCTGGGAAGGCGCATCGATGAATCGTCGCCGATGGTGGATGCCCGCCTCAAGGATGGTTCCCGCGTCAACGCCGTGATCCCGCCGCTGGCACTCAAGGGTGCCAACATCACGATCCGGAAGTTTGCCAAGAACAAGCTGCATGGCGAAGACCTGATCAAGTTCGGCTCGATGACGCCAACCATGTTGGCCTTCCTCAAGACCATCGTCGAGCAGAAATCCAACATCATCATCTCGGGTGGTACCGGTTCGGGCAAGACCACCTTGCTCAATGTACTCAGCAACTACATTCCGGATGATGAGCGGATTGTCACGGTAGAGGATGCCGCAGAACTCAAGCTGTCGCAGCCCAACCTCGTCGGGCTGGAGTCCCGTCCGCCGAATACCGAAGGGAAGGGCGCCGTACCTATCCGTGATCTGGTCAAGAACTGTCTCCGTATGCGTCCTGACCGCATCGTGGTCGGCGAGTGCCGCGGCGGCGAAGCGCTGGACATGCTGACAGCCATGAATACCGGCCACGATGGCTCGCTGACGACGGCCCACGCCAACACTCCGCGCGATTGTCTGGCGCGGGTGGAGGTAATGGTGATGATGGCGGGTCTTGATTTGCCGATCCGTGCAATCCGCGAGCAGATATCGTCCGCCGTGCGTTTCATCGTTCAGCAGAACCGCTTCTCCTGTGGCTCGCGCAAGGTTACGCATGTGACGGAAATCACGGGCATGGAAGGCGACATGATCCAGCTACAGGACATCTTCCTCTTCAAGCAAGAGGGTTTCGGTCCGGACGGCAAGGTTCGCGGCCGCCATATCGCGACCGGTGCAGTGCCTGATTTCTATCAGGATCTGGTGGCTCGCGGACTGGATGTGGACCTCAGCATCTTCCAGGCAGAGGGAGGCTGGCGATGA